The genomic stretch ACGATGAATATTGGTATGCACGCGCTGGAAAACCTCCTTGCCGCGCAAGAGGGGCCGCTCACGCCGGATCAGCGCGCACAAATGCAAGCCCACCCACAAATTGGCCGCGACCAACTGCGTATGCTTGGCGTATCCGATATTCAGTGGCTCGATTGTGTAGAGCAACACCATGAAGCGCCCGACGGCAGTGGTTATCCGCGCAAACTGCGCAGTGAAGACATTGTGTTTGAAGCACGCTTATTAAGCCTAGCGGATCGCTATTGCGCCATGCTGAGTAATCGTGGCTATCGGCGGCGACAACTGGCTGATGCGGCGATGTTTAGTACACTCAATAGTGGCGCAGGCAGTTTGGATCAAAAGCTGGCGCAATTGTTTTTATCAACGCTGGGGCTGTATCCACCCGGCAGCGTGGTGCATTTAATCAATGGCGAAACTGGCGTCGTTGTGCGACGCGGCAAACTCGATAGCACCCCCTTGGTGCTGTCTTTATTTAATAGCAATGATCAATTATTGAAGCAGCGGGTATTGCGCAATACCGAAGAATTTGATTTTTCTGTCATTCATTTGCTTGATAGTCGCATTATTGCAGGCCAACTACCACTGACTGAAATTTGGGGTGATGCCGCCCATGTTTAAGCGGCACCCTACCCGTGCTGCGCACCGGTAGGGTCTTTAACGCTAGTTTACTTTGCCATGCTGGCTTTGCTGGCCATGCGAGCTTGGCGACGCTCATCGCGCATCGCGCGCATTTTATCGTGTGCCGCTTTGCGCTCAGCTTCGGATAGCACGCCGTCTTTATTCGCGTCCATCATATTAAAGCGCTCTTCCATATGCTTTAAAAAATCAGCCTTAGTGACATCGCCCTTTGGCATCCCTGCATGCCCCCCCACAGGGCTAGGCGCAGCCAGCGCAAATGAAGCCACAGTTAAAGAAGCCGCCGCGCAGATCATTTTTAAGGTGGTATTCATCTTTCGTTCTCCATTTGATTTCAAGTGAGCGCATGATGCGCTTGTATGTTATAACGCCTCTCCCTACTCAACCGTTGACAAGGTGAACCGATGAATTTTGCCGAACAGCTGGCAGCGTTGCCGACCGTAGATCATTTAAGCGCGATTGAACTTCTCAATGGCGATGATGTGGTAGCTCGCATTGAAAATAAACCCGGCCAAGCAGGCAGCGTACGCGTGTACCACGCGCTGTATCAGGAATTTGGTGCCATTAGTGATATCGCCGCGCAAAAAGGGCTGCGCATTTATGCCGAACACACGCTAGATGCGGAAAAAAATCCGGGCAATCATCCAAATATTGATCGCCTGTTCCCTATCGCCAACGGTGCGGCGCCATTGGCTGTGCGCCTTATCGCCGCGGCGTAAATTTCCGGCCTTGGCAAAGCGACTGTCGTAGATGTGTTGTGTTCGTTGCGCCATTAAAGGCATCACGACAGCGCTTTGCTACAATTATTACTTTCCATGTAAAAGATCGAAGCATCATGTGCAAAACAATACTATCTAAAGGTATAGCCGTTTTAACCACTCTGGCTCTTGCATTTACTGCTATACCCGCCAAGGCTGAAATTGATTTTGGCTCGCTCGATTCTTTTGCAAGCGACTCAGACTCCAGCCCAGTCCCCAATGGAGTGGTGCTCGGTGGCGTAGTACTCGGTGGCCAGGCGCGCTATCAAGCACAAGATAATTCTTTTTACGCGATCCCAGGCATGATTTATTTTGGCGAACGCTTAATGTATTTGGGCGATCGAGCGCGTTACTACGTTTACAAAGAAGGCAATGTTGCCGCTTATTTATATGGCCGTGTCCGCTTTAGCAATCTTGATCCTGAAGAAACTGCGGCCTTTGCCGGCATGAAAAAGCGCGACTGGCAATTAGAAGGGGGGGCAGGTGCGAATATTGTCACGCCGTATGCTCTACTTACGATTCGTGCGGCCAGCGATATAACCGGAACCAGTAAAGGCCAAGAAGCCCTCTTCTGGGCAGACTTTCCCATCGTAAAAGATAATCTTTTAATCATGCCCGGCGCTGGGGTCATGGTACGCAGCGCCAATATGGCTAATTATTATTTCGGCGGTGTATCTGCGAGCGAAGCAACGGCAACCCGTGCAGCTTGGGATACCGGCACCACCGTGTCACCCATGACTGCGCTGATCACCAGCTACCGGTTTAATAAAAACTGGATCGGTATGGCCGCGGTCAATTACGAGTTTTACGACAGCGATATCAAAAACAGCCCACTTGTTCAACACAGTGGCGAATTTTATGCTGGGCTTGGTTTAGGCTACATTTGGTAATAATGAGTGCAATAAAAAAGGGCCGAAAGGCCCTTTTTTATTGCTGATCCAGCGGCGTCCGCTTGGGTAAGAACAGCGCGGCAATCTGCGGCGCGCGTTTGGGCAGCTTTGGCAAATCAGATGGCAACGCGGGAATATCCATCGCATCACGCGCAGCGCGCGATGGCATACGCTCGGTCACTTCACCATCACGACGTGGGCTACGCTCGCGCTCTGGTCGCGCCCCACGACCACGCTCACGCAATGATTCGCGCTCGTCAATAATTTGAATCGTTCCCGGCGAAAAGCCCGGTACTGGCGTTAATGGTAATTCGCGTTTCAAAAGCGCTTTAATGCCGTTGTATGCTTTGTCTTCTTCGGGTGCGACCAAGGAAATCGCAATGCCGGTGGCACCTGCGCGCCCAGTACGACCAATACGGTGGACGTAGTCTTCTGGATTGGTTGGCAACTCGAAATTCACCACGAACGGCAAATCGGTCACGTCCAAACCACGCGCGGCCACGTCGGTGGCAACCAGCACTTGCGTTTCACCCGCTTTAAATTTGTTCAGCGCCTCAGTACGCGCTTTCTGATCGCGATCGCCGTGAATCGCTTCGCAATTAAATCCGGCGCGTTTTAATTCGCGTGACACTTGCTCTGCGCCAATTTTGGTGCGGCAAAATACAATGACCTGCCCCATTTGATGCACACGAATCAAGTGCGCCAGCAAGGCACGTTTACGTGCGGTTTCAACCGGATGCAGCTCTTGCTTGACCGATTCATTCGCCGAATTTTGGCGCGCGACTTCGATCTTGACTGGATTATTCATAAACTCATTACTGAGTTTGACGATTTCCGGCGCAAACGTTGCCGAGAACAATAGCGTTTGCTTG from Chitinibacter sp. SCUT-21 encodes the following:
- a CDS encoding DEAD/DEAH box helicase, which codes for MTFATLGLAPEVQKAVAEQGYENPTAIQSQAIPVILTGQDVLGAAQTGTGKTAAFTLPILTKIIRHANTSVSPARHPIRVLILAPTRELVDQVYDNVATYSKYTGLRSHVVYGGVDIKGQIPALRNGVEVLVATPGRLLDHIGQKNINLSQVEILVLDEADRMLDMGFILDIREIFKLCTNRKQTLLFSATFAPEIVKLSNEFMNNPVKIEVARQNSANESVKQELHPVETARKRALLAHLIRVHQMGQVIVFCRTKIGAEQVSRELKRAGFNCEAIHGDRDQKARTEALNKFKAGETQVLVATDVAARGLDVTDLPFVVNFELPTNPEDYVHRIGRTGRAGATGIAISLVAPEEDKAYNGIKALLKRELPLTPVPGFSPGTIQIIDERESLRERGRGARPERERSPRRDGEVTERMPSRAARDAMDIPALPSDLPKLPKRAPQIAALFLPKRTPLDQQ
- a CDS encoding MipA/OmpV family protein produces the protein MCKTILSKGIAVLTTLALAFTAIPAKAEIDFGSLDSFASDSDSSPVPNGVVLGGVVLGGQARYQAQDNSFYAIPGMIYFGERLMYLGDRARYYVYKEGNVAAYLYGRVRFSNLDPEETAAFAGMKKRDWQLEGGAGANIVTPYALLTIRAASDITGTSKGQEALFWADFPIVKDNLLIMPGAGVMVRSANMANYYFGGVSASEATATRAAWDTGTTVSPMTALITSYRFNKNWIGMAAVNYEFYDSDIKNSPLVQHSGEFYAGLGLGYIW
- a CDS encoding DUF2322 family protein — encoded protein: MNFAEQLAALPTVDHLSAIELLNGDDVVARIENKPGQAGSVRVYHALYQEFGAISDIAAQKGLRIYAEHTLDAEKNPGNHPNIDRLFPIANGAAPLAVRLIAAA